In Caretta caretta isolate rCarCar2 chromosome 11, rCarCar1.hap1, whole genome shotgun sequence, the sequence gtgtgtatataaagtctgctgcagtttccacagtatgcatccgatgaagtgagctgtagctcacgaaagctcatgctcaaattggttagtctctaaggtgccacaagtactccttttctaaatatATTGTGTGCTTGGATCTATTGGGAGCTACTTACATTTGGATACAGTGAGAGTTACTGTTGGATACAATTAAGTAGGGTGAAAGTCAATGCCTGATTTGTTTCATCTCAATGTAGTGTGTGCACTACAGTTCTGTTTAGAGTAAACAGCTACTTATTGTACAATTGAATTGGTTTATTAGGATGAAAATAGATTTTGCTAAGAtgatgtgtgcatgtgtgtatggaaattattttttaaaaattaggaaaaCAATATTGGTGCGAAATCAAGTGGTCAAAAGTTAAGGTTGCTCTAGAATGTTAGCAATTTACCCATACATTATCAGCAGTAATATAATAAATCTAATGAGAAACAGGACATGGTCAATCTCAAACTATTGAGCAGCATTAGCTCCTGTATCTTCTGGCTCATGAGTGCTTGGTTTCTCAGCTCTAACATTCAGTtaacagggggtgggggcagggcatagATCAGTATTCATGTCGGGCTCCCTGTCAGTGCCTGGGCAAGCTAAAGATCCAATtagcagaccaaattcagtgatgcaCCCTGGTCACATGGCACTTGAGGCacgttgcacatatgctaagaagaagttAACTCTGACAGTTACTCCCCATGCATTGATGCATTATAAAATGTTAAGTCTAGCTATTTAGATTTGGAAGCTAACAAGCTACACAAGCGAAGTTTATAAACTGCTTGAACCAGGGCAAGTAGGCTTGTTCTTTCATGAAACACTTACCTAAATCCAGTCATTAATGTTTCTTGGCTTGAAAGTTCTTGACACGAACATCAATAATTGAGATGTTCAGTTACAATAACTTCTGTAGTTACTTATTGTGGCAGTTGGGAGCATTTGAGTGGTTTACAGTCACTAACAAATTCATACTCTCAACCTATTTCTGAGGTAGTGAAATATTATTTATtgcacaggtggggaactgagactCAGATTGAGGCCCTGATCCCGCAAAGGCTTACCCATGTGTTTAATGTTGTCtctgagtagtcctattgacttcaaaaagaaaaggagtacttgtggcaccttagagactaagaaatttatttgcatgcatccgatgaagtcagctgtagctcacgaaagcttatgctcaaataaatttcttagtctctaaggtgccacaagtactcctgttctttttgcagatacagattaacacggctgctactctgacttcAATATTTCTATGGTGAAGAAAGCAGAAGAGTAACTTTCTGTTacggaaaaaaaacccttttcctcCTTCATAACCAGCATGGAGCGCAAAAACTGCACAAACACAATTTTAGCttactttttaaccttttaaggTTTGTGACTGTGCAAAGAAGCATAGACTTTGTCCTCTGTAAACTAGATCTGGCTTATCAAGATTTGTGTGTCATTTCTCTTGCATTATCCTTCATGAAAAGCTAATCAGTTCTATTCCATTAATAGAAATAGGACTGTGGAACACCACCCATAGTTCTCGGAGTTGTTTTTGTTTGCAGTATTAGCAAGGTGGATATAAGTGGACTGCATTAACATCTGAAAATGAAATGAGACTGATGATGTCTTTGATTAGTTTCCTGTGCATTTTTATACTTAAAGTGATGTTACATTTTAAGTTTTAAGGCCAAACTATAATGGTGAATTAGTATTTTTGTGAGGCTGAATATAATTTAATGTAATCGGTAGTCTACAGAATCTTAGCCTTTTGAAGTGGGAATTCACCAGAACACAATAAATATCAACACTTGAAGACTGAATGTTGTATTTGGGTAATATTTTGCTATAATGTGTGCAGTGAGCAATATCTTTTCTTTAAGACTTGTTTAAGTTTATATATTTTACTTATCAGAAAAAAAACACATGCTTCCCATTTGGAGATTAACCTCATCCTGTGATCCTggatcaggggtgaaagtaagttagaggacttaccggtaggccggagtcctgagcagggggcatggcctcaaccggaagaggcagggtcttaaatccccgggccctttaaatcttgatttaaagggccagggctccagctgcggtagtggcagctgggagcctggggccctttaaatcacccccgagctgccagctgcagaggcggctgggagccccggggcttgggggcgatttaaagggcccagggctccagctgctgctactgcagcagagacctgggccctttaaatcactgaggagctctgggggctcccggctgctaccgctaccccggggctctgggctccggcagagctttaaagggcctggggctctgctgtggtagcagctgcccgagccctttaaatccccgcctgagccctgctgcccgagccctgggatAGCAGTGGCCGGGCtccatcggggatttaaagggccccggggctccagctgttgctactgccctggccctttaaatgcccaCTGGAGCCCCACTGTGGCTATCCCAGGGCTTTagcagcagggctcgggcggagatttaaagggccggggcagtagcggtggctggagctccgtggctctttaaatccctgccagatcCTGCCCACCCCTAccccgggcagcagggctcaggcggggatttaaaggaccccggggcagtagcagtggctggagctccggggtcCTTTAAATTCCcgctgccactaccccagggctttaaattgccctctcggaaagccggtcctggtacagtgcaccggcttactttcacctctgtcctGGGTGTTGAATGTCTCAAAGACATACTTTTCGAAAGACAATCATGTATCCGGCTCTAGCAGCCAGACATAGCCCTTTCCATAAGTACTTGTGCTAGAGAGTCTGAAACAAACCGAGAGTTAAACCTTTGCTCACCAGAAACACTGCACTCTTACACCATAGTAATGTAttgtctgtcttgtttctttCAGAACTATCGTGACGTTATGGTCTGCCATCCAGAAAACTTTCAATGGGAGTGCTGGAGTTTAGAAAACATTGCTACCATACTCGCTCACCGATTCCCTAATAGTTATGTTTGGGTTGTAAAATGTTCCCGTATGCATCTGCACAAATTCAGCTGCTATGATAATTTTGTGGCAAGCAATTTGTTTGGAGCACCAGAACACAGCAGTGACTTTAGAGCTTTCACACACCTTCATGCATTGCTAGTTAATGCATTCAGTGTCACCCAGAACATTTTGCTGTCCCAAAAGAGTATGTATAGTTTCAACAAGGATGCAACAATAGCAAAATCAGTTCCTACTACAAATGGCTGTCcagcatcagagagagagagaaattgggaACATTCTGATAATTCTGCTATGAATTTTGGTACACCATCTGTTATAGGTGACGCATCATTTACCTTGATTGGCTTCAGTAAAGGTTGTGTGGTTTTGAACCAGCTGCTTTATGAgttaaaagaagctaaaaatgaCAAGAACACAGATGCCTTTATAAAAAATATAAGAGCATTTTACTGGCTGGATGGTGGTCACTCTGGAGGAAGCAATACTTGGGTTACTGACCCTGAAGTGTTGAAAGAATTTGCAGAGACAGGAATTGCAGTTCATGCTCATGTTACACCTTACCAAGTGTTTGATACAATGAGGTCATGGATTGGGAAGGAGCACAAGAAATTTGTGCAGATTCTTGAAGAATTTGGTGTGCAAGTAGATAAACTGCTTCATTTTGCAGATGAAGTCCCTTCCTTAGATAACCACTTCAGAGTTCATGAAGTATTTTGAGACTTTGAATACACATCCGTGTACTGTATTCTTTGCAAAAGCACTTTTGACATAAGTCTTGTAGTGTTGACTTACCTTTTGTTTTGCGCTGACGGTCTCTACAGAAGAGTACTAAATCC encodes:
- the C11H2orf69 gene encoding mitochondrial protein C2orf69 homolog, with translation MSRRWRCSPAATAVLRGLVGSAFLCLARAMSQCRAPATCGAGPAGGGGSSSARLSPPWLRLPRVPGADPCRTNDLLLLLPPPPEQPQPPRHHVVYFPGDVQNYRDVMVCHPENFQWECWSLENIATILAHRFPNSYVWVVKCSRMHLHKFSCYDNFVASNLFGAPEHSSDFRAFTHLHALLVNAFSVTQNILLSQKSMYSFNKDATIAKSVPTTNGCPASERERNWEHSDNSAMNFGTPSVIGDASFTLIGFSKGCVVLNQLLYELKEAKNDKNTDAFIKNIRAFYWLDGGHSGGSNTWVTDPEVLKEFAETGIAVHAHVTPYQVFDTMRSWIGKEHKKFVQILEEFGVQVDKLLHFADEVPSLDNHFRVHEVF